One window from the genome of Acinetobacter sp. LoGeW2-3 encodes:
- a CDS encoding putative RNA methyltransferase, which produces MNLLMCPVCREQLRLNERTWRCDNQHSYDVAKQGYVNLHVVQHKHSKNPGDTPESVQARRAFLSAGHYAPLQQAVVQKIRELRIENLLDIGCGEGYYTNAMQQEVLQCVGVDIAKNAIQVAAKLNKDVTWVVGTGATLPVLDNSIDLCTSLFSPIPKQEILRVLKPKSYLLIVTPAPQHLYAMREALFEEVKPHEPQKFVEQLQDAFDLVSEQVVEAPMNLPQTDLKNLIAMTPYAYKAKPERRLALEQQEQFELMAQYQIYLFQKK; this is translated from the coding sequence ATGAACCTACTGATGTGTCCTGTTTGTCGTGAGCAGCTCAGATTAAACGAACGCACGTGGCGCTGTGACAATCAGCATAGCTATGATGTAGCAAAACAAGGCTATGTGAATCTGCATGTGGTTCAGCATAAACATAGTAAAAATCCAGGCGATACGCCTGAATCAGTACAGGCCCGCCGTGCATTTTTAAGTGCAGGGCACTACGCACCGTTACAACAAGCAGTGGTTCAAAAGATTCGTGAACTGCGTATTGAGAATCTACTGGATATTGGTTGTGGAGAGGGCTATTACACTAATGCCATGCAACAAGAAGTGCTGCAGTGTGTAGGCGTAGATATTGCCAAAAATGCGATTCAAGTGGCAGCAAAGCTGAATAAAGATGTCACCTGGGTCGTGGGTACGGGGGCAACTTTACCAGTCTTAGATAACTCAATTGATTTATGTACCAGTCTATTTAGTCCGATTCCGAAACAAGAAATCCTGCGTGTGCTGAAGCCAAAATCTTATTTGTTGATTGTGACGCCTGCACCACAGCATTTATATGCAATGCGTGAAGCTTTATTTGAGGAAGTTAAACCGCATGAACCACAGAAATTCGTCGAGCAGTTGCAGGATGCTTTTGATTTAGTGAGCGAACAAGTTGTAGAAGCACCGATGAATTTGCCACAGACGGACCTAAAAAATCTAATTGCCATGACGCCGTATGCTTATAAGGCGAAGCCGGAACGCCGTCTGGCACTCGAGCAGCAGGAACAATTTGAACTGATGGCGCAATATCAGATTTATCTGTTCCAAAAGAAATGA
- the ponA gene encoding penicillin-binding protein PBP1a — protein sequence MKKLSSSGLVHPFFLIIIIIMISIPMGFYGMYLYIAPSLPEMSILKKAPLLKPLQVFSSDQELIAEYGGKLSVPVEYDQIPPEFIHAFLAAEDSSFFEHSGISFKGLGRALSESVTGSDVQTGGSTITMQVAKNYYLSPERTLKRKLTEIFLARKIEQNLTKEEILTLYVNKIFLGKNAYGIAAAAKIYYNKSLEELSLAQMAMISGLPKAPSKYNPVANPKRALERRNWILGRMLQLGYINQGQYQQAIAEPVNLDMPDRSTRNKFPYVGEMVRAELIQNFGEQAIDSGYKVYTTINSQRQAYAEQSVQEGLEAYDRRHGWRGAEANDQPLQNFQPFANTYPAQVTKISSNSFEALMQDGTTVTVPWSGMSWARRYRNANSVGAAPNRAADIVKLKDIVRLRPNEQKTSWALVQIPKAQGQLIALNPNNGAIEAVVGGYNFYQSTFNRAIQGWRQPGSTIKPFVYALALERGMTPHTMVNDAPITIGKWTPRNSDGRYLGMIPLRRALYLSRNTVSVRLLQTVGIERTRQLLMDFGLEDKQIPRNYTIALGTPQVLPVQMATGYATFANGGYRIQPHFISRIEDAYGKTIFEAKPEYACISCIDQEEETIASADVVTPDDEVIEIHNRSLETKATAPKVSAEHSNYRQAQRILKSSSAYDMANILRDVIQHGTGRAALRIGRSDLGGKTGTTNDAKDAWFAGFNGKLVTVAWVGFDQPTTLGRREYGGVAALPIWTDFMANALKGTPEAWVRLDRKAKAPVNRTKVINQDVEVHDDHSSPPMATPLYRPAPVVKPRREQNDFEDLPGEELNVPGETPRSQEQPLQPKKTDSLDNLIEQVQ from the coding sequence ATGAAAAAGCTATCCAGTTCAGGCCTTGTTCATCCATTTTTTTTGATCATTATCATAATTATGATCTCAATTCCGATGGGTTTTTACGGCATGTACCTCTATATTGCCCCATCTTTGCCTGAAATGTCCATCCTTAAAAAGGCACCTTTACTCAAGCCTTTACAGGTATTTAGTTCTGATCAAGAGCTGATTGCAGAATATGGCGGTAAACTTTCTGTACCTGTGGAATATGATCAAATTCCACCGGAATTCATCCATGCCTTCCTCGCTGCTGAAGATTCCAGCTTTTTCGAACATAGCGGCATCAGTTTTAAAGGCTTGGGACGTGCATTAAGTGAAAGCGTGACTGGTTCCGATGTGCAGACCGGCGGCTCGACTATTACCATGCAGGTAGCAAAAAACTATTATCTCAGTCCAGAACGCACACTGAAGCGTAAACTGACCGAGATTTTCCTGGCACGTAAAATTGAGCAAAACCTGACAAAAGAAGAAATCCTGACCTTATATGTCAATAAAATCTTCTTGGGTAAAAATGCCTATGGCATCGCGGCAGCAGCTAAAATTTATTATAATAAAAGCTTAGAAGAGCTATCTCTTGCCCAAATGGCAATGATTTCAGGTCTGCCTAAAGCGCCTTCTAAATATAACCCGGTCGCTAATCCTAAACGTGCACTTGAACGTCGTAACTGGATTCTGGGACGTATGCTACAACTGGGCTATATCAATCAGGGTCAATATCAGCAGGCAATTGCTGAACCAGTCAATCTGGATATGCCTGATCGTAGTACCCGTAATAAATTTCCCTATGTCGGTGAAATGGTTCGCGCTGAGCTCATCCAGAACTTTGGGGAACAGGCAATCGACTCAGGCTATAAGGTCTACACCACGATTAATAGTCAACGCCAAGCTTATGCTGAGCAGTCCGTACAAGAAGGTCTGGAAGCCTATGATCGACGTCATGGTTGGCGCGGTGCTGAAGCAAATGATCAACCCTTACAAAATTTCCAGCCTTTTGCCAATACCTACCCTGCCCAAGTTACTAAGATAAGCTCAAATAGCTTTGAAGCCTTAATGCAGGATGGCACGACAGTCACCGTTCCTTGGTCTGGCATGTCTTGGGCACGACGCTATCGCAATGCCAATAGTGTGGGTGCTGCACCAAACCGTGCGGCGGATATTGTTAAGCTTAAAGATATTGTGCGCTTACGTCCTAATGAACAGAAAACTTCGTGGGCACTAGTACAAATTCCTAAAGCACAAGGTCAACTTATTGCGTTAAATCCTAATAACGGTGCAATTGAAGCCGTAGTAGGTGGCTATAATTTTTATCAGTCTACATTTAACCGTGCTATTCAAGGCTGGCGTCAACCGGGTTCTACCATCAAGCCCTTTGTTTACGCACTAGCATTGGAACGTGGCATGACACCCCATACCATGGTCAATGATGCACCGATTACCATTGGTAAATGGACGCCAAGAAACTCAGATGGCCGTTATCTAGGCATGATTCCTTTACGTCGTGCCTTGTATCTATCACGTAATACGGTTTCTGTCCGTTTACTACAAACAGTTGGCATTGAGCGTACCCGTCAGCTTTTGATGGATTTTGGTCTGGAAGATAAACAGATCCCACGTAACTACACCATCGCCCTTGGTACTCCGCAAGTACTGCCAGTTCAGATGGCTACTGGTTATGCCACGTTCGCGAATGGTGGTTACCGTATTCAGCCGCATTTTATCAGCCGTATTGAAGATGCTTATGGCAAAACCATCTTTGAAGCCAAACCTGAATATGCCTGCATTTCCTGTATCGATCAGGAAGAAGAAACTATCGCTTCTGCTGATGTCGTGACGCCAGATGATGAAGTGATCGAAATCCACAACCGCTCTTTAGAAACTAAAGCGACAGCACCAAAAGTTTCGGCTGAGCATAGCAACTATCGTCAGGCACAGCGTATTCTCAAATCCAGCTCGGCTTATGACATGGCCAATATTCTGCGTGATGTCATTCAGCATGGTACTGGTCGTGCAGCGCTACGTATCGGTCGTAGTGACTTGGGTGGTAAAACTGGTACAACGAACGATGCTAAAGATGCCTGGTTTGCCGGCTTCAATGGCAAGCTAGTCACTGTAGCATGGGTCGGTTTTGACCAGCCAACCACCTTAGGACGCCGTGAGTATGGTGGTGTCGCTGCCTTACCAATCTGGACTGACTTTATGGCCAACGCACTCAAAGGCACTCCAGAAGCTTGGGTACGTCTAGATCGCAAAGCCAAAGCGCCAGTAAACCGCACCAAAGTGATCAACCAAGATGTAGAAGTCCATGATGATCATTCTTCACCTCCAATGGCTACACCACTCTATCGTCCAGCACCGGTCGTTAAACCGAGACGCGAACAAAATGATTTTGAAGATCTACCTGGTGAAGAACTGAATGTACCTGGTGAAACACCAAGAAGCCAGGAGCAGCCACTTCAACCCAAGAAAACAGATTCTCTTGATAATCTGATTGAACAGGTTCAGTAA